A window from Deltaproteobacteria bacterium encodes these proteins:
- the rpmE gene encoding 50S ribosomal protein L31: MKEGIHPEYTKTTITCACGNVIETKSTKKDIKTEICSQCHPFITGKQKLLDTAGRVERFKKKYAVNETKNNTGKSA; this comes from the coding sequence ATGAAGGAAGGTATTCACCCGGAATATACAAAAACGACAATCACCTGTGCGTGTGGAAATGTGATTGAAACCAAATCCACCAAAAAGGACATAAAAACAGAAATATGCTCTCAGTGCCATCCCTTTATTACGGGTAAGCAAAAGCTTCTTGATACGGCAGGCCGGGTAGAGAGATTCAAGAAGAAGTATGCCGTTAATGAAACAAAGAACAATACTGGTAAATCCGCCTGA
- the selA gene encoding L-seryl-tRNA(Sec) selenium transferase, whose amino-acid sequence MKKQKVDDHRKTLLRSLPKIDEVMLSLEKRDVFAKTPRNIVKSACRSVVEELRQEILKTNVEIKDIRLPAAGQVADKVMEIINSLHQYRLRRVVNATGVIIHTNLGRAPLCTDALQRLMEIAGGYSNLEYDLTKGERGLRYDHVQNILCELSGAEEALVVNNNAAAVLLALNTLAEGREVVVSRGELVEIGGEFRIPEVMEKSGACLREVGTTNRTRLTDYEKVMNPETGLILKVHTSNFKIIGFTEDADLASLVALGKNHGIPVMYDQGSGCFTELDRYGLEREPTVRDVLETGVDVITFSGDKLLGGPQAGIILGKKDIIQRIKKNPLNRALRIDKLTLAALEATMMQYLQPERAVNSLRVLKALTEPLTDVHTRAKKLLSLLRRAHYEGLLLSLKKGFSMSGGGSLPTQEIPTILLSVVSTRMSPSGLEERLRQLDTPIITRIAEDEILFDLRTIAEGEFPYIRDGFIIITSS is encoded by the coding sequence ATGAAGAAACAAAAAGTTGATGACCACAGAAAAACATTATTGAGGAGCCTCCCCAAGATCGACGAAGTAATGCTTTCTCTGGAAAAAAGGGATGTTTTTGCAAAAACCCCCAGAAATATTGTTAAGTCCGCCTGCCGTTCAGTTGTGGAAGAACTGAGGCAGGAGATCCTGAAAACGAATGTGGAGATAAAGGACATCCGCCTGCCGGCGGCCGGACAGGTTGCTGACAAGGTGATGGAAATAATAAACAGCCTTCATCAGTACCGCCTTCGCAGAGTGGTGAACGCGACAGGCGTAATTATCCATACCAACCTGGGCAGGGCGCCCCTCTGCACCGATGCCCTGCAGAGGCTCATGGAAATAGCGGGAGGGTATTCAAATCTGGAATATGATCTTACAAAAGGGGAGAGGGGACTTCGTTATGATCATGTGCAGAATATCCTTTGCGAGCTATCCGGTGCTGAGGAAGCACTCGTCGTCAATAACAATGCAGCGGCCGTACTGCTTGCGCTCAACACTCTTGCCGAGGGCAGGGAGGTTGTTGTATCGAGGGGTGAACTCGTCGAAATCGGAGGAGAATTCCGAATACCTGAAGTCATGGAAAAAAGCGGGGCATGTCTCCGGGAAGTAGGAACAACCAACCGAACCCGCCTTACGGACTACGAAAAGGTAATGAACCCGGAAACCGGGCTCATTTTAAAGGTCCACACAAGTAATTTTAAAATAATCGGGTTTACAGAAGATGCGGATCTCGCCTCACTTGTTGCCCTAGGGAAAAACCACGGCATACCCGTGATGTATGACCAGGGAAGTGGTTGTTTTACGGAACTGGATCGTTACGGTCTGGAAAGGGAACCCACTGTCCGTGATGTCTTGGAAACAGGTGTGGATGTAATTACCTTCAGCGGTGATAAACTTCTCGGCGGCCCTCAGGCGGGCATTATTCTCGGAAAGAAGGATATCATCCAGAGAATCAAGAAAAATCCCCTTAACCGGGCACTCCGTATCGACAAGTTGACCCTGGCTGCTTTAGAGGCGACAATGATGCAGTACTTGCAACCGGAAAGGGCAGTCAATAGTCTCAGGGTTCTGAAGGCATTAACCGAACCGCTTACCGATGTTCATACGCGGGCGAAAAAACTTCTGTCTCTGTTGAGAAGAGCGCACTATGAAGGACTTCTTCTGTCTTTGAAGAAGGGATTTTCCATGTCGGGAGGGGGTTCCCTTCCCACGCAGGAGATTCCTACAATACTGCTCAGTGTTGTTTCAACGCGCATGTCGCCAAGCGGCCTGGAAGAACGCTTAAGGCAGCTTGACACCCCGATAATTACACGTATTGCAGAAGACGAAATTCTCTTCGATCTGAGAACCATTGCAGAGGGAGAATTCCCCTACATACGGGACGGTTTCATAATAATCACTTCATCATAG
- a CDS encoding DUF3795 domain-containing protein — protein sequence MKDKKDLTAPCGLDCFNCELYEDNLTTDLAELIHGKMGIPKEEIACKGCRQQDGKHFHLPPEGCATLNCVKEKGVALCCDCHDFPCLYLGPTADQAARYPHNMKVFNLCRIKKVGLERWIEEEAGQIRKRYFKGKFVVGKGQAK from the coding sequence ATGAAAGATAAAAAAGACCTGACCGCACCATGTGGGCTGGACTGTTTCAATTGTGAACTCTACGAAGATAATTTGACAACAGACCTTGCCGAATTGATTCACGGCAAGATGGGTATCCCGAAGGAAGAAATAGCCTGTAAGGGTTGCCGCCAACAGGATGGAAAGCATTTCCATCTGCCGCCCGAGGGCTGTGCAACGCTGAATTGTGTCAAAGAAAAGGGTGTGGCGTTGTGCTGTGACTGCCATGATTTCCCGTGCCTTTATCTGGGACCGACGGCTGACCAGGCCGCCAGATACCCTCACAATATGAAGGTATTCAACCTCTGCCGCATTAAAAAGGTTGGTCTGGAGCGGTGGATTGAGGAAGAAGCAGGACAAATCCGGAAGCGGTATTTCAAGGGAAAATTTGTGGTTGGAAAAGGTCAGGCGAAGTGA
- a CDS encoding RluA family pseudouridine synthase, whose translation MNSQSGKIYEFIVASHEAGIRLDIYLSRKDLGLSRSQIKKSVDDRLVRVNHADAKVSCRLKCGDIVHIRKRAPTACHALPQDIPLTIVYEDTSIIVVDKPAGMVVHPAAGHSQNTLVNAILHHCKDLSGIGGVLRPGIVHRLDKETSGLLVVAKSDEAHRGLAGQFKRHEVRKTYKALVYGNPKADEGVIDEPVGRHPVDRKKMSTRSRRSKEALTRWQVFERYGVATLLNVEIVTGRTHQIRVHVTALGYPVVGDSLYGNPKRANAIDNTLLRAKLKAMKRQALHAAQIGFVHPITGQEMIFSSPLPDDMIELVDFLKKEYNR comes from the coding sequence ATGAATTCCCAGAGTGGAAAAATCTATGAATTCATCGTTGCATCCCACGAAGCGGGCATCCGGCTTGACATTTATCTCTCCCGTAAGGACCTGGGCTTATCCCGTTCTCAAATCAAGAAGTCCGTAGATGACCGGTTAGTCCGGGTAAATCATGCCGATGCCAAGGTCAGTTGCCGGTTAAAATGCGGGGACATTGTTCATATACGCAAACGTGCACCGACGGCCTGCCATGCTCTACCACAGGACATCCCCCTGACCATTGTATACGAAGATACCTCTATCATCGTCGTTGATAAACCGGCGGGAATGGTTGTACATCCGGCTGCCGGGCATTCTCAAAATACCCTGGTCAATGCTATCCTTCATCATTGCAAAGACCTTTCCGGCATCGGCGGTGTGCTGAGACCGGGAATTGTCCATCGTCTGGATAAAGAGACATCCGGGTTGCTGGTGGTGGCCAAATCGGATGAGGCACACCGGGGACTGGCCGGTCAGTTCAAGCGGCATGAGGTTCGAAAGACGTATAAAGCCCTTGTCTATGGCAATCCGAAAGCGGATGAAGGGGTAATCGATGAGCCGGTGGGCAGGCATCCCGTGGATCGAAAGAAGATGTCCACAAGAAGCCGTCGAAGTAAAGAGGCGCTTACACGCTGGCAGGTTTTTGAGCGGTACGGAGTGGCGACGCTGCTCAATGTGGAAATTGTGACGGGAAGAACGCACCAGATCAGAGTTCACGTGACCGCCTTGGGGTATCCCGTTGTGGGAGACAGTCTGTACGGCAACCCTAAACGGGCCAATGCCATTGATAACACCCTTCTAAGGGCTAAGCTGAAAGCAATGAAACGACAGGCCCTCCATGCAGCACAGATTGGTTTTGTCCATCCGATCACCGGTCAGGAAATGATCTTTTCGTCTCCCCTGCCGGATGATATGATAGAACTAGTTGATTTTCTTAAGAAGGAATACAACCGGTAA
- the rho gene encoding transcription termination factor Rho, which translates to MNIEEIKRLPISELTTMAKELNVAGASGMRRQDLIFAILQTQAEKNESITGSGVLEILPDSFGFLRAVDYNYLPSPDDIYISPSQIRRFSMRTGDTVSGEVRPPKDGEKYFALLKVDSVNFESPEASRDKILFDNLTPLYPEEKLNLEADPENFSTRIMDLFTPIGKGQRALIVSPPRAGKTVLLKDIAHSISSNHEEVILMVLLIDERPEEVTDMQRSVNGEVISSTFDEPATRHVQVAEMVIEKAKRLVEHKNDVVILLDSITRLARAYNTVVPPSGKVLSGGVDSNALHKPKRFFGAARNIENGGSLTIISTALIDTGSRMDEVIFEEFKGTGNMELHLDRRIADRRVFPAFDLIRSGTRKEELLIPKNNLNKIWILRRLLQEMNPVEAMEFIIDKIRKTETNQAFLNSMNQ; encoded by the coding sequence ATGAACATCGAAGAAATTAAAAGATTACCAATTAGTGAACTCACAACTATGGCAAAAGAATTAAATGTTGCCGGTGCGAGCGGCATGAGGAGACAGGACCTGATCTTTGCCATATTGCAAACCCAGGCCGAAAAGAATGAGAGCATAACCGGGTCCGGAGTTCTGGAAATCCTCCCTGACAGTTTCGGTTTCCTTAGGGCTGTTGATTACAACTATCTCCCAAGTCCTGATGACATCTATATCTCACCATCACAAATCAGGCGATTTAGCATGAGGACCGGTGATACGGTATCAGGTGAGGTCAGGCCGCCCAAAGACGGCGAAAAATATTTTGCACTCCTGAAAGTGGATTCGGTTAATTTTGAAAGTCCCGAGGCATCCAGAGATAAGATACTGTTTGACAATCTCACGCCCCTCTACCCGGAGGAGAAATTGAACCTTGAGGCTGATCCGGAAAATTTTTCAACAAGGATCATGGATCTTTTTACACCTATCGGAAAGGGGCAGAGGGCATTAATTGTATCACCTCCGAGAGCAGGTAAGACGGTTCTCCTTAAGGATATTGCCCATAGCATATCAAGCAACCATGAAGAAGTCATTCTCATGGTTCTCTTGATTGATGAACGCCCGGAAGAAGTAACCGACATGCAGCGCAGTGTAAACGGAGAAGTCATATCATCGACATTTGATGAACCGGCCACACGGCACGTCCAGGTTGCTGAAATGGTGATTGAAAAAGCAAAGCGTCTCGTAGAACATAAAAATGATGTGGTTATTCTTCTTGATAGCATCACGAGGCTCGCCAGGGCATACAACACAGTGGTCCCGCCCAGTGGCAAAGTCTTATCCGGCGGTGTTGATTCCAATGCCCTCCATAAACCGAAACGGTTTTTCGGCGCCGCCAGAAATATAGAAAATGGCGGCAGTCTGACCATCATTTCCACGGCCCTCATCGATACGGGAAGCAGAATGGATGAGGTGATTTTCGAAGAATTTAAAGGTACAGGTAATATGGAGCTTCATTTGGATCGCAGGATTGCAGACAGAAGGGTATTCCCTGCTTTTGATCTCATTCGTTCCGGTACAAGAAAAGAAGAACTCTTGATACCTAAGAATAATCTCAACAAAATATGGATATTAAGGAGGCTTCTCCAGGAAATGAACCCGGTAGAAGCCATGGAATTTATCATCGACAAAATACGTAAAACAGAAACAAACCAGGCCTTTTTAAATTCCATGAATCAGTGA
- the pgeF gene encoding peptidoglycan editing factor PgeF has protein sequence MFQFSKKGPVEYLEAPVLNTCDFLIHAFCTRRGGVSEGKFSSLNFSSREGDKTETVRQNWKILSAAFNLNVEQFFVVNQVHGDSILIIDHPVHDLVSHHPLQFDAIITDQPGVAIGIKTADCVPIFLADTNKRIVGVVHAGWRGTSLSIAAKVVDAFVKRFSCRADDIIAVIGPSIGPCCYQVDEIVFDTMKTHKDHESFFYPCRTQGRWMLDLPLANKLQITGSGVPPTNTYSMDYCTSCNTDMLYSHRGEGGNTGRQLNFIMLK, from the coding sequence ATGTTTCAATTTTCAAAAAAAGGTCCCGTTGAATATTTGGAAGCTCCTGTGCTCAACACGTGCGATTTCCTGATCCACGCTTTTTGCACAAGGCGGGGCGGGGTAAGTGAGGGCAAATTTTCCAGCTTGAACTTCAGTTCTCGCGAGGGAGACAAAACTGAAACTGTCCGGCAGAACTGGAAAATCCTCTCTGCCGCATTCAATCTCAATGTGGAACAGTTTTTTGTGGTCAATCAGGTTCACGGAGATAGTATCCTGATTATTGATCATCCTGTTCACGATCTCGTCAGTCACCACCCCCTTCAATTCGACGCCATTATAACCGATCAGCCGGGAGTTGCGATTGGCATTAAAACAGCAGATTGTGTTCCCATATTCCTTGCAGATACAAACAAGCGAATCGTCGGAGTTGTTCATGCAGGTTGGAGGGGAACTTCTCTCTCCATCGCCGCAAAGGTCGTAGATGCCTTTGTGAAAAGATTTTCCTGCCGGGCGGATGATATTATAGCCGTAATCGGCCCGTCTATCGGACCCTGTTGCTATCAGGTGGATGAAATCGTTTTTGACACTATGAAAACTCACAAAGACCATGAGTCTTTTTTTTATCCCTGTCGTACGCAAGGACGCTGGATGCTTGATCTTCCCCTTGCCAACAAGCTCCAGATCACCGGCAGCGGCGTTCCACCGACAAACACATACTCTATGGACTATTGCACATCCTGTAATACGGACATGCTTTACTCCCACAGAGGCGAAGGGGGAAATACAGGCAGACAGCTCAACTTCATAATGCTAAAATAA